Proteins from a single region of Mytilus trossulus isolate FHL-02 chromosome 2, PNRI_Mtr1.1.1.hap1, whole genome shotgun sequence:
- the LOC134707335 gene encoding geranylgeranyl transferase type-2 subunit beta-like: protein MGTPVKDVTIPDSALRSLILQKHCDYIASYGTKKDDYEYCITEYLRMSGMYWGLTVMDMMGQLDRMNKDEVIQFIQQCQHECGGIGASVGHDPHLLYTLSAVQILTLYDATDTINVDKVVDYVKNLQQDDGSFYGDKWGEVDTRFSFCAVACLALLKRLDAIDIEHAVEFVLTCMNFDGGFGCRPGSESHSGQIYCCVGMLAIVGQLHHINADLLGWWLCERQLPSGGLNGRPEKLPDVCYSWWVLASLKIIGKIHWIDKAKLTKFILACQDDETGGFADRPGDMVDPFHTLFGIAGLSLLGEDKIKPVNPVFCMPEEVIRGNGIQLELL, encoded by the exons ATG GGAACCCCAGTAAAAGATGTGACAATACCAGACAGTGCCCTGAGGTCCCTCATTCTACAGAAACATTGTGATTATATAGCTTCATATGGGACTAAGAAAGATGATTAT GAGTATTGTATCACAGAGTATCTACGTATGAGTGGAATGTACTGGGGTCTAACAGTTATGGATATGATGGGACAACTTGACAGAATGAACAAAGATGAAGTTATACAGTTTATACAGCAATGTCAACACGAGTGTGGGGGAATTGGTGCCAGCGTGGGTCATGACCCTCATTTGCTTTATACTCTTAGTGCTGTGCAG ATTTTGACCTTGTATGATGCTACAGATACAATAAATGTAGACAAAGTTGTGGACTATGTCAAGAACCTACAGCAGGATGATGGGAGTTTCTATGGTGATAAATGGG GGGAAGTTGACACCAGATTTTCATTTTGTGCTGTGGCCTGTTTAGCGTTATTA AAAAGACTTGATGCAATAGACATAGAACATGCAGTAGAGTTTGTGTTAACCTGTATGAACTTTGATGGTGGGTTCGGCTGTAGACCAGGAAGTGAATCTCATTCAGGACAAATATATTGTTGTGTTGGAATGTTAGCCATTGTAGGACAACTTCATCATATTAATGCAGATTTGTTGGGTTGGTGGTTGTGTGAGAGACAACTGCCCTCTGGTGGACTGAATG GTAGACCAGAGAAATTACCTGATGTTTGTTATTCCTGGTGGGTTTTAGCCTCACTTAAAATTATAGGAAAAATACACTGGATTGATAAG GCTAAACTAACAAAATTTATTCTGGCATGTCAAGATGACGAGACTGGAGGGTTTGCAGACAGACCTGGAGATATG GTTGATCCATTCCACACGTTATTTGGCATAGCTGGACTATCACTGTTAGGAGAAGATAAAATAAAACCTGTTAACCCTGTGTTCTGTATGCCTGAGGAAGTCATAAGAGGGAATGGGATACAGTTAGAACTTTTGTGA